TAATTCAATAATTATTGGGTTGTCTATTGTTTGAACCTGTTTTGATTCAGATCCTACTTTTGCAGTGGCTTTTAGGATCCTACTTTCAGGATCTTGTGCAACAATGGATAGATAGATGGCTGAATCAATCTCGGGAAATGTCGGTATAACTCTTATTTGTCCTATGGTTGGTGCAGTTTTGTCGATAACCGTGATGGATGTCTGTTTGGTCTTTTTTTGTCCAAATATGTTTTCGATATAGCCTTCGACTATGTAGTCTTTTGCTTCAGAAGGTTTCCATGAATATTGAAGTGGGAGTGTATCTCCACTCTGAACGGTCTTACCATCTATACTGATCGCGGCTAAGGTTATACCAACATCAAAAGATGCAGTCAATTGAATTGTCACCGTGCTGTCTGGTGTTGGTGATGGTGGATCAACAGATAAAGAGACACTTATATCAGATCTTTGTTGACAAGAAACCAAAGCAAAAAGTAATACAGATAGTATGATCGCGCATTTTTTCATAAAAACACCTCTGTCATTATATTTCATCGTACAAATACGGTACTCCTTGAGAACTCATTTTTTCTTATGTTGATATAATTTTATCGGGTGGATATTCTTTGAACATAATATGGTTTTCGATATTGATCATTCTTTTCTTTGCTCCGTTTTTCTATTTTTACGAAGATGGTCAGTTCAATCACAGGGAATTGGCATATCCCGATAGTCAATTTGTAAAAATAGATGGACTTGAGATTCATTACAAGAAATATGGGCAAGATGAAAGATATATGATCCTTCTACATGGTTTTGGTTCAAGTACTTATACGTGGGAAAAAGTCGTTGGAAAACTTTCTGAACATTTTACATTGATTTCTTATGACAGACCGGGTTTTGGTCTCACAGAAAGACGTTTTGATTTGAAATACAATCCATACACAAACGAATACCAAGTAGAGTTACTCAAAAAATTGATGGATCATTTTGACATAAAAAAGGCAATCTTGGTGGGAAATTCAGCAGGTGGCTTTGTTGCATTGAATTTTGCTTTGATTTACCCTGAAAGAGTTGAAGCACTCGTTTTAGTTGATGCTGCTATTTTCAATGAAGATTGGACGAATGATTTTGTGAAATTCCTGATGAATATACCTCAAGTGAATCACATCGGACCAGATGTGATCGGAAAAATAATAACTAATTCTTTTGAAAAATCACTTGCTGATGCATATTATGATCCATCAAAAATCACCGAACAAGACAAGGAAGCATACACAAGGCCTACCAAGATCCTTGGTTGGAAAAAGGCATTATGGGAATTCGCAAAGTCCACAAAATATAAAGATCTGAAAGATCAATTTGAAAAAGTCACTTGTCCAGTTGTTGTGATACACGGAAGACAAGATAGAGTAATACCACTAAAAGTAAGTGAAGAACTTGCCAATAGTTTCAAAAATGCCACTTTGTGTATCATTGAAGACTGTGGACATGTTCCTCAACAAGAATGTCCCAATGAGTTTGTCGAGTGTTTGCTCAGGCAATTAACAAACTGATGAAAAGTTTTGTGTTTCACGATTTTGTAACCAAATTCGTCATCGGTTTGTGTATAATTTTGTGTGCTCCCGCTTTGCCGGAGGTAGGCAAGGCCGTTAGACCGAGGGAGGAGGTAAGTGATGGAAAGAATCTATGAGACCATGTTCATCATCGATCCTCGTTTGAAAAACGAGGAAAGAGAAGCTTTAGTTGAAAAAGTCAAAACAATCATTGCAGAGCGTGTTAAGGGAACTGTTCAATCGGTGAATCGCTGGGGTATCAGAAAATTGGCTTATTCCATCAGCCATCAAACAGAAGGAGATTATACTGTTCTGTTGTTCAAAGCCCCTTCGACAGATCTGAACAGACTCGAAGAATTTTACAGAGTAACGCCTCAAATTCTTCGCTGGCAGACATTCAGAAGAGAAGATCTTGAGAAAAAGGAAAGGAAAGAACAAGCTCAGCCTGAAGAAAAGAAGGAATGAGTATGTCATATTTCAACAAGGTAATCCTCATTGGAAGGATAACCAGAGATCCAGAGATCAGATTCACTACCTCCGGCAGAAGTGT
The DNA window shown above is from Thermotoga profunda AZM34c06 and carries:
- the rpsF gene encoding 30S ribosomal protein S6, which gives rise to MERIYETMFIIDPRLKNEEREALVEKVKTIIAERVKGTVQSVNRWGIRKLAYSISHQTEGDYTVLLFKAPSTDLNRLEEFYRVTPQILRWQTFRREDLEKKERKEQAQPEEKKE
- a CDS encoding alpha/beta fold hydrolase, whose amino-acid sequence is MNIIWFSILIILFFAPFFYFYEDGQFNHRELAYPDSQFVKIDGLEIHYKKYGQDERYMILLHGFGSSTYTWEKVVGKLSEHFTLISYDRPGFGLTERRFDLKYNPYTNEYQVELLKKLMDHFDIKKAILVGNSAGGFVALNFALIYPERVEALVLVDAAIFNEDWTNDFVKFLMNIPQVNHIGPDVIGKIITNSFEKSLADAYYDPSKITEQDKEAYTRPTKILGWKKALWEFAKSTKYKDLKDQFEKVTCPVVVIHGRQDRVIPLKVSEELANSFKNATLCIIEDCGHVPQQECPNEFVECLLRQLTN